One Betta splendens chromosome 16, fBetSpl5.4, whole genome shotgun sequence genomic window carries:
- the LOC114842573 gene encoding ankyrin repeat domain-containing protein 34A, with product MGDGGPLQTEGNALLKAVFQGKLRLTRLLLEGGAYINEGNERGETPVSAACLAAYDDPQTRQRMVRYLLEKGADPNIPDKSGRTALMHACAERAGKEVIALLLENGADPSLKDYAGSSALVHAINKGDRDTLQVLLDACKAKGKEVIIITTDTSPSGTKKTKQYLNSPPSPGIVDKLSPACMSPSDVEIGTSSPAGERSQAAEGIFSFALTSALPLPSARPPGEKRPPPRKLLKRLNSEPWGLVAPSALVPQDRVDGGLEEEGGCDINRTITDINGLTITEPGRPLLSRRHSIETHDPCSPKPIDRSCSEDCAALCGSWADKVQQHQILYRRNTAPESQENAGGSGAGRVLAHPKLTRMEHYESDTHLCPESIPGSPDSGRVSVERRRYNASPLSLVTSSSRESLENIPNSVSPITMRRRPPGLLERRGSGTLLLDHISHTRPGFLPPLNVNPQRPIPDIRANGKATSPVHCGHKMLVPVAPASPKRGPDFKMKKKLMRRHSMQTEQMKQLSTFQEILAEKVIESGGD from the coding sequence ATGGGAGATGGAGGACCCCTGCAGACTGAGGGGAACGCCCTCCTCAAAGCCGTCTTCCAGGGGAAGCTCAGACTGACCCGCCTGCTACTAGAAGGCGGCGCCTACATCAACGAGGGCAACGAGCGCGGAGAGACCCCCGTCTCTGCGGCCTGCCTCGCGGCGTATGACGACCCGCAGACCCGGCAAAGGATGGTCAGGTACCTGCTGGAGAAAGGTGCTGACCCAAACATCCCGGACAAGAGCGGCAGGACTGCGCTGATGCACGCCTGCGCGGAGCGAGCGGGGAAGGAGGTGATCGCCCTGCTGCTGGAGAACGGCGCTGACCCCAGCCTCAAGGACTACGCTGGCTCCTCGGCGCTGGTCCATGCCATCAACAAGGGGGACCGCGACACCTTGCAGGTCCTGCTGGACGCCTGCAAGGCCAAAGGCAAGGAGGTGATCATAATCACCACTGACACGTCTCCGTCCGGCACCAAGAAGACCAAACAGTACCTCAACTCGCCCCCCTCTCCAGGTATTGTGGATAAGCTGTCCCCGGCCTGCATGTCTCCTTCTGATGTGGAGATCGGGACGTCGTCGCCGGCGGGAGAGAGGAGCCAGGCTGCTGAGGGGATCTTCAGCTTCGCTCTCACCTCAGCGTTACCTTTACCTTCAGCTCGGCCTCCAGGAGAAAAGAGACCTCCCCCACGCAAACTGCTGAAGAGGCTGAATTCGGAGCCCTGGGGCCTGGTGGCGCCATCGGCGCTCGTTCCTCAGGACCGGGTGGATGGcggtctggaggaggagggtggcTGTGACATTAACAGGACAATCACTGACATTAATGGCTTGACCATCACGGAACCCGGCAGACCTCTGTTGTCACGGCGACACAGCATTGAGACCCACGACCCCTGCTCTCCTAAGCCCATTGACCGCTCATGCTCCGAGGACTGCGCAGCCCTCTGTGGTTCCTGGGCCGACaaagtccagcagcaccagattCTGTACCGTCGGAACACAGCACCAGAGTCCCAGGAGAACGCTGGCGGCTCCGGAGCAGGTCGGGTTCTGGCTCACCCCAAATTGACCCGGATGGAGCACTATGAGTCAGATACCCACCTGTGTCCAGAGTCCATCCCAGGATCCCCAGACTCCGGTCGGGTGTCTGTGGAGCGGAGGAGGTACAATGCCTCCCCCCTTTCTCTGGtcaccagctcctccagagaGTCACTGGAGAACATCCCCAACTCCGTGTCCCCCATCACAATGCGACGGCGGCCCCCTGGCCTCCTGGAGCGCCGAGGCTCCGGAACCCTTCTGCTAGACCACATCTCCCACACCAGGCCTGGCTTCCTACCTCCGCTGAACGTCAACCCCCAGAGACCCATACCTGACATCCGAGCTAATGGCAAAGCTACTTCCCCAGTCCATTGTGGGCACAAGATGCTGGTCCCAGTGGCCCCCGCCTCCCCCAAACGAGGCCCAGACTTtaagatgaagaagaagctgatgaGGAGGCATTCCATGCAAACTGAACAGATGAAGCAGCTCTCTACCTTTCAGGAGATACTAGCTGAGAAGGTCATCGAGTCCGGTGGGGATTGA
- the pnp4b gene encoding purine nucleoside phosphorylase 4b isoform X1 produces MTPPAFTHRSDQWEQSSGLDSGFLVGVVLWTFCCWMMHTKGSSCCCSFEDYKLTTEWLLNQTSHRPKVTVICGSGLGLLADGATNKQTFRYQDIPNFPVSTAPGHEGCLVFGLIEDTPCVFMQGHFHLYEGYSLCQVTFPIRIFKLMGVEYVLVTNASGGICPDFKVGDIMIIKDHINLPGFAGQHPLCGPNDERFGIRFPCMSDAYCKDLRRLALDVGSELGCSDFIREGVYCMVSGPNFETIAEARMLLILGCDSVGMSAVPEVTVAKHCGLRVLGLSLITNMVSLDYSREEKANHEEVLQISKMRAEVLQKLVSALISRCQQQNINTN; encoded by the exons ATGACACCGCCTGCATTTACACACAGAAGCGACCAATGGGAGCAGAGCTCCGGTCTGGACTCTGGGTTCCTTGTCGGGGTCGTCCTGTGGAcgttctgctgctggatgatgCACACCAAAGGAAGCTCGTG TTGCTGCTCTTTCGAGGACTATAAACTGACCACTGAGTGGCTCCTGAACCAAACCAGTCACCGTCCAAAGGTCACAGTGATCTGTGGCTCAGGACTGGGTCTGCTCGCTGATGGAGCCACCAACAAGCAAACATTCAGGTACCAGGACATCCCCAACTTCCCTGTGAGCACGG CACCAGGACACGAAGGCTGCCTGGTGTTCGGGCTGATCGAGGACACCCCCTGTGTTTTCATGCAGGGTCACTTCCACCTGTACGAAGGTTACTCTCTGTGCCAG GTGACGTTCCCCATCCGGATCTTTAAACTGATGGGGGTGGAGTATGTTCTGGTGACAAATGCATCAGGAGGAATTTGTCCAGATTTTAAGGTTGGTGATATAATGATCATCAAAGACCACATTAACCTGCCGGGGTTTGCTGGACAGCATCCATTGTGTGGACCAAACGACGAGCG TTTTGGCATCCGCTTCCCCTGTATGTCAGATGCCTACTGTAAGGACCTGAGGCGCCTGGCGTTGGACGTGGGCTCTGAGCTCGGGTGCAGTGATTTCATCAGAGAAGGGGTTTATTGCATGGTGAGCGGACCCAACTTTGAAACGATCGCTGAGGCCAGAATGCTGCTGATCCTGGGCTGTGACTCTGTGG GTATGAGTGCAGTTCCTGAAGTAACGGTGGCAAAACACTGTGGACTCAGGGTTCTTGGTCTGTCCCTCATCACCAACATG GTGTCTCTGGACTACAGTCGGGAGGAGAAGGCGAACCATGAGGAGGTTCTTCAGATCAGTAAAATGAGGGCAGAGGTTTTGCAGAAACTCGTCAGCGCGTTGATTTCTCGCTGCCAGCAGCAGAACATCAACACCAACTGa
- the pnp4b gene encoding purine nucleoside phosphorylase 4b isoform X2 — MEMLMVDCCVNGPVQFPEGLPDLLICCSFEDYKLTTEWLLNQTSHRPKVTVICGSGLGLLADGATNKQTFRYQDIPNFPVSTAPGHEGCLVFGLIEDTPCVFMQGHFHLYEGYSLCQVTFPIRIFKLMGVEYVLVTNASGGICPDFKVGDIMIIKDHINLPGFAGQHPLCGPNDERFGIRFPCMSDAYCKDLRRLALDVGSELGCSDFIREGVYCMVSGPNFETIAEARMLLILGCDSVGMSAVPEVTVAKHCGLRVLGLSLITNMVSLDYSREEKANHEEVLQISKMRAEVLQKLVSALISRCQQQNINTN, encoded by the exons ATGGAGATGCTGATGGTTGATTGCTGTGTGAATGGTCCAGTTCAGTTCCCTGAAGGTTTACCTGATCTtttaat TTGCTGCTCTTTCGAGGACTATAAACTGACCACTGAGTGGCTCCTGAACCAAACCAGTCACCGTCCAAAGGTCACAGTGATCTGTGGCTCAGGACTGGGTCTGCTCGCTGATGGAGCCACCAACAAGCAAACATTCAGGTACCAGGACATCCCCAACTTCCCTGTGAGCACGG CACCAGGACACGAAGGCTGCCTGGTGTTCGGGCTGATCGAGGACACCCCCTGTGTTTTCATGCAGGGTCACTTCCACCTGTACGAAGGTTACTCTCTGTGCCAG GTGACGTTCCCCATCCGGATCTTTAAACTGATGGGGGTGGAGTATGTTCTGGTGACAAATGCATCAGGAGGAATTTGTCCAGATTTTAAGGTTGGTGATATAATGATCATCAAAGACCACATTAACCTGCCGGGGTTTGCTGGACAGCATCCATTGTGTGGACCAAACGACGAGCG TTTTGGCATCCGCTTCCCCTGTATGTCAGATGCCTACTGTAAGGACCTGAGGCGCCTGGCGTTGGACGTGGGCTCTGAGCTCGGGTGCAGTGATTTCATCAGAGAAGGGGTTTATTGCATGGTGAGCGGACCCAACTTTGAAACGATCGCTGAGGCCAGAATGCTGCTGATCCTGGGCTGTGACTCTGTGG GTATGAGTGCAGTTCCTGAAGTAACGGTGGCAAAACACTGTGGACTCAGGGTTCTTGGTCTGTCCCTCATCACCAACATG GTGTCTCTGGACTACAGTCGGGAGGAGAAGGCGAACCATGAGGAGGTTCTTCAGATCAGTAAAATGAGGGCAGAGGTTTTGCAGAAACTCGTCAGCGCGTTGATTTCTCGCTGCCAGCAGCAGAACATCAACACCAACTGa
- the gon4lb gene encoding GON-4-like protein: MAADINLTWTNRRRPAEDDVCPSQIKSLRKDEETFCRWHKRSLTGASSVDQHEEERTPVSGQEMTREESVVMESSESSDDDLGRLDIDLDRKSKQHNLTSHNVRAILHEVITHEHVVAMMKAAIRETQDLPMFEPKMTRSRLKQAVQQGQALNWRLSAISTVKLQPPQFVDIDLEEEDDSSDEEYCPDGEEEEEEDTVDETFLSDADSFASPTKIHLISVPAEPRTHEPLQESQGLPTEKTAAFTGSTQNLDTISEPSFMDRLNAVEEELDCSPAYTYNQAPTVSGGEGCLAYRTRSKLRLVNIPLGQLEAELLAPDITADMYDQSAAQQEEDRHWAQWLQSLMAPDNEEEADDDDDPEYNFLEDLDEPDQEDYRTDRAVQITKKEVNELLEELFDTLHEEVVAEEQQQEEEQETAAKTGPKFNVPQALRFEAPLAGLLTERRRTVRQQYEALQQRRALQDTTNHDYVHLKDTPGPESNTITSVPVLPNQSCPTLHLDHTQKLQLQQQVQQHVQLLTQVHLLSRRVDALKHEAGITKQYLEELQQFSCRREALCLPSTLRVCNLQGSLDLIQEVEQREEPPPPAAASRRWLPRMTPVISSHAFPLLPADTAWLFATRPVFLYSELLPVCSLDPALHSRHHRSIYTAGEDGLIVLGLKHFEGSVQSDQLISSYLLCKKRWNFRKHVREMSSQRAPPNVIKMFLTQGLIPPMPLACSRVEPGDQRPPVDTNILNMPNWLKNSHQIIKKTQGDSGCYPPSLPPGCTLRLHPYWLNKSRAPTPPHRRLFTLAHNASLLPLAKAPEDKQVERHFTQPVNYLSLPKGLGLHSASPTLPLVPPPVSDAFPLTAVYPLPTQCVPIDQAFTGQQPAPLLPPLPSHPKLDTKNPTLTLAPANVNPGCLLLQMVLTTPTESSQPSLEPIGQIRHEQEKGGETFTNPDLMVEERQLEEESSVSTSTLSPVSFAEEREDEGQVEVVNRETQEKEDEVENWSVVGVVSLNGGESSTGAERGQGRDGGGNKEEYGGGEDGEQGGEEEVPERKREDGGGEGEDNGDKDKDEDHDRQGEEEEEEDFDDLTQDEDEEEVMSSASEESVLSVPELQETMKQLTWLASEQRICPDGDSEDEHSPTSEDEEEDGGHKDGMSGERRRSKGEEDEETPSGEGTPRGGGGRCPVRGRGRSRPLRGLRRSRQERDSKDTAKLLLLYDEHLLDKDPQRESKDMAFALSYLNRIREALQDVPGQVEEFVSLLSEFEQVGERQDVASLFRKLRCLLGERTDLLKDFAAFLHPEQALQCGLFEEQQAFERSRRFLRQLEISFSDNPSHYQKIIKALQTGPDLSPASILELKAQMAMLLKGHTHLQAEFWVFFEELRPPPARPGQFEEAHWPEDGGGGSDGGEGSGQVSVPGFSSGFEEVTLPELDEEDEGQKIQPMTGRRRMRKINACRNYKDCDWSDKDWLCTCRDRKIRRHQRKGCNRCHGNKSSGGVSKAMKNLDPLYQIRSESGDKDLDLKRDDDSPQPDQSSASWETGFHLVDEKEEEEDEELVEEEDDEEEEERKNSDKEQRNEALPFTTTAFPNPIVTASVTTSSISLCTTSTISPIFISVASSLSTTSSTPPRPSPPPDPPVCAKNISLTASGEKVIMWTREADRVILTTCQQEGANQNTFQAVSTLLGNKTASEVSRRFRDLMCLFRTAARQASAEDEALPTDTAAANQED, encoded by the exons ATGGCTGCCGACATCAATCTGACA TGGACCAACCGAAGACGTCCAGCAGAAGATGACGTTTGTCCTTCACAAATTAAATCTCTGAGGAAGGATGAAGAAACGTTCTGCAGATGGCACAAGAGGTCACTGACAGGAGCTTCTAGTGTTGACCAacatgaggaggagaggacccCTGTCTCAG GTCAAGAGATGACGAGGGAGGAGTCAGTCGTCATGGAGAGCAGTGAGTCTAGTGATGATGATCTGGGGCGACTGGACATTGACCTGGACAGAAAGTCCAAGCAGCATAATTTGACATCCCACAACGTGCGCGCCATCCTGCAC gaGGTGATTACCCACGAGCATGTGGTGGCCATGATGAAAGCTGCCATCAGGGAAACTCAGGACCTTCCCATGTTT GAGCCGAAGATGACCCGGTCCAGATTGAAACAGGCAGTGCAGCAGGGACAG GCACTAAATTGGAGGCTGTCTGCGATCAGCACCGTCAAG ctgcagcctcctcagtTTGTGGACATTGATcttgaagaggaggatgatTCGTCAGATGAAGAATATTGTCCTgatggggaggaagaggaggaggaagacacagTTGATGAG ACCTTTCTCAGCGATGCAGACAGCTTTGCGTCTCCTACCAAAATTCACCTGATTTCTGTGCCAGCAGAACCTAGGACTCATGAACCACTGCAG GAATCTCAAGGACTCCCCACAGAAAAAACGGCAGCCTTTACTGGTTCTACTCAGAACCTTGACACTATTTCTGAACCGTCTTTCATGGACAGACTGAATGCTgtagaggaggagctggactgcAGCCCTGCTTACACCTATAACCAG GCGCCGACTGTCAGTGGTGGTGAAGGCTGTCTGGCTTACCGCACACGCTCCAAACTCCGTCTGGTGAACATTCCTCTGGGTCAGCTGGAAGCCGAGCTGCTGGCGCCAGACATCACTGCAGACATGTATGATCAAAGTGCTGCCCAACAGGAAGAGGATCGCCACTGGGCACAGTGGTTGCAAAGTCTTATGGCCCCTGACAACGAAG aggaagctgatgatgatgacgacccAGAGTATAACTTCTTGGAAGACCTGGATGAACCTGACCAGGAAGACTACAGAACGGACCGGGCCGTTCAGATCACCA AGAAGGAAGTAAATGAGCTGCTGGAAGAACTGTTTGACACT CTCCATGAAGAGGTGGtcgctgaggagcagcagcaggaggaggagcaggagaccgCTGCAAAGACTGGACCCAAATTTAACGTCCCCCAGGCCTTACG GTTTGAGGCTCCATTAGCAGGACTGCTGACAGAACGGCGGAGAACCGTCAGGCAGCAGtatgaagctctgcagcagcgcagagcCCTGCAGGACACAACCAACCATGACTACGTACACCTGAAGGACACACCCGGCCCTGAGTCCAACACCATCACCTCTGTGCCGGTGCTGCCTAACCAGAGCTGCCCCACGCTGCACCTGGACCACactcagaagctgcagctgcagcagcaggtccagcag CATGTACAGCTGTTGACACAGGTTCATCTGCTGAGTCGGCGTGTTGACGCCCTGAAACACGAGGCTGGGATCACTAAACAATACCTG gaggagctgcagcagttttcTTGTCGAAGGGAAGCACTGTGTCTTCCCAGCACGCTCAGGGTGTGCAACCTCCAGGGGTCACTTGATCTGAtccaggaggtggagcagcgagaggagcctcctcctcctgctgctgcgtccagaCGCTGGCTCCCCAGGATGACGCCTGTTATCAGCA GTCATGCCTTCCCTCTGCTGCCTGCTGATACTGCCTGGCTGTTTGCTACCCGACCTGTCTTCCTCTATTCcgagctgcttcctgtgtgcagcCTGGACCCAGCTCTCCACAGCCGGCACCACCGTAGCATTTACACCGCAGGAGAGGACGG gctgATTGTTCTGGGTCTGAAGCACTTTGAGGGGTCGGTCCaatctgatcagctgatcagttcCTACCTGCTTTGTAAGAAACGATGGAACTTTAGGAAACATGTCAGAGAGATGAGCAGCCAGAGAGCCCCGCCCAATGTTATAAAG ATGTTCCTGACACAAGGATTGATTCCCCCGATGCCACTGGCTTGCAGCAGAGTTGAGCCAGGAGACCAGCGCCCCCCAGTGGACACCAACATCCTGAACATGCCCAACTGGCTCAAG AACAGTCATCAGATCATCAAGAAAACCCAGGGGGACTCTGGTTGCTACCCGCCCTCTCTACCACCTGGCTGTACCCTCAGACTCCACCCCTATTGGCTAAACAAGTCACGCgcacccaccccaccccacagaCGGCTCTTCACTCTGGCCCACAATGCATCGTTGTTGCCATTGGCCAAAGCCCCTGAAGACAAACAGGTGGAAAGACATTTCACACAGCCAGTCAACTACCTGTCTCTGCCCAAGGGGTTAGGGTTACATTCTGCCTCCCCCACTTTGCCACTGGTTCCACCTCCAGTCTCTGATGCTTTCCCACTAACAGCTGTCTACCCGCTGCCGACCCAGTGCGTTCCTATTGACCAGGCTTTTACTGGGCAACAACCGGCCCCActcctgccccccctcccctcccatccCAAGCTTGACACTAAAAATCCCACATTGACTTTGGCCCCTGCGAATGTGAACCCAGgatgcctcctcctccaaatgGTGTTGACTACACCCACTGAATCCTCCCAGCCGTCTCTGGAACCAATTGGACAAATAAGGCATGAGCAGGAGAAGGGAGGTGAGACTTTCACAAACCCAGATCTGATGGTGGAAGAAAGACAACTGGAGGAAGAGAGTTCAGTGTCAACATCCACACTGAGCCCAGTTTCATttgcagaagagagagaggacgaggggCAGGTTGAGGTGGTGAATAGGGAAACGCAGGAGAAGGAAGATGAGGTGGAAAACTGGTCTGTGGTGGGTGTGGTCAGTTTGAATGGAGGAGAAAGCAGCACTGGTGCAGAGAGAGGACAGGGGAGAGATGGAGGTGGAAACAAGGAGGAATatggtggaggagaagatggagagcagggaggagaggaggaggtgccagagagaaagagggaggatggaggaggagagggggaggataATGGAGACAAGGATAAAGATGAAGACCATGATcgacagggggaggaggaggaagaggaggatttTGATGACCTCAcacaggatgaagatgaggaagaagtGATGTCATCAGCATCTGAGGAGTCAGTGCTATCTGTTCCCGAGCTACAG GAGACCATGAAGCAGCTGACATGGCTGGCATCGGAGCAGAGGATCTGTCCTGACGGAGACTCGGAGGATGAGCACTCCCCCACGtcggaagatgaagaggaggacggaggccaCAAAGACGGAATgtcaggggagaggaggagaagtaaaggcgaggaagatgaggagacaCCATCAGGAGAGGGTACTCcccgtggtggaggagggagatgcCCGGTACGAGGAAGAG GGCGGAGCCGACCGCTTCGGGGCCTGAGGAGGAGCCGCCAAGAGCGTGACAGTAAAGACACAGCCAAACTGTTGCTGCTGTATGATGAGCATCTGCTGGATAAGGACCcgcagagagagagcaaagacATGGCCTTCGCTCTGAGCTATTTGAACAGG ATACGTGAAGCGCTGCAGGATGTACCTGGacaggtggaggagtttgtgtctctgctgagCGAGTTTGAACAAGTGGGGGAGAGGCAGGATGTGGCGTCACTGTTCAGGAAGCTGCGCTGCCTCCTGGGAGAACGCACCGACCTCCTCAAAGACTTTGCTGCGTTTTTGCATCCGGAGCAGGCGCTGCAGTGTGGACTG tttgaggagcagcaggcctTTGAACGGAGTCGACGCTTCCTGCGTCAGCTAGAGATCAGCTTTAGTGATAATCCATCACATTATCAGAAGATCATCAAAGCTCTGCAGACTGGCCCTGACCTGAGCCCTGCCAGCATCCTGGAG CTAAAGGCTCAAATGGCCATGCTGCTTAAAGGCCACACCCATCTACAGGCGGAATTCTGGGTATTTTTTGAAGAGCTTCGTCCGCCTCCAGCGCGACCTGGTCAGTTTGAAGAGGCTCATTGGCCGGAGGATGGAGGCGGAGGGTCAGACGGTGGAGAGGGCAGTGGTCAGGTGTCAGTGCCTGGATTCAGCAGTGGCTTTGAGGAGGTAACGCTGCCTGAGCttgatgaagaagatgagggACAGAAAATCCAACCAATGACAGGCCGCCGCAGGATGAGGAAGATCAATGCCTGCAGAAACTACAAG gactGCGATTGGTCAGATAAAGATTGGCTGTGCACCTGTCGTGATAGAAAGATTCGCCGGCACCAGAGGAAAGGATGTAatcgttgccatggtaacaag TCCTCAGGAGGTGTGTCTAAGGCCATGAAGAATCTGGACCCTCTGTACCAAATACGTTCAGAGTCAGGTGACAAAGATCTGGATTTGAAGAGGGATGATGACAGCCCACAGCCCG ATCAAagcagtgcatcatgggaaacaGGGTTCCACCTGGTGgatgagaaagaggaggaagaggatgaggagctggttgaggaggaggatgatgaagaggaggaggaaagaaaaaataGTGACAAGGAGCAAAGAAATGAGGCGCTACCATTCACCACCACTGCCTTCCCCAACCCCATCGTTACTGCCTctgtcaccacctcctccatctctctttgTACCACCTCCACCATTTCTCCCATCTTCATTTCAGTGGCCTCCTCTCTATCCACCACCTCTTCTACGCCTCCTCGGCCCAGTCCTCCTCCTGACCCCCCCGTCTGTGCCAAGAACATTTCCCTGACAGCGAGTGGGGAAAAAGTCATCATGTGGACCAG AGAGGCTGATAGAGTCATTTTGACAACATGTCAGCAGGAAGGAGCCAATCAGAACACGTTTCAAGCGGTCTCTACTCTGCTTGGCAACAAGACTGCCAGTGAG GTGTCTCGCAGGTTTCGGGATCTGATGTGTTTGTTCCGGACTGCAGCTCGACAAGCCAGCGCCGAGGATGAAGCTCTGCCCACAGACACAGCGGCAGCCAATCAGGAAGACTGA